From the genome of Mycoplasma crocodyli MP145:
TTATTAACATAAATTAATCTTGGAACTTTATAATTTGTAGCTTGTCTTCAAACTGTTTCTGTTTGAGGTTCAACTCCACTTTGTGCATCAAGAACTGCAACAGCTCCATCAAGTACACGTAGTGAACGTTCTACTTCTACTGTAAAGTCAACGTGACCTGGTGTATCAATAACGTTGATTCTTCTTCCTTTTCAAAATGCTGTTGTAGCAGCTGAAGTAATTGTTATACCACGTTCTTGCTCTTGAGCCATTCAGTCCATTTGAGCTCCACCATCATGTGTTTCTCCAATTTTGTGAATTTTCCCTGTGTGGAATAAAATTCTTTCTGTTGTTGTTGTTTTCCCTGCATCAATATGGGCCATAATACCGATATTACGGTAATCTTTTAATTCATAATCTCTAGCCATAAATAACCTAAACGATTATCATCTAAAGTGTGCAAAAGCTCTGTTAGCTTCAGCCATCTTATGAGTATCTTCGCGTTTTTTAATAGCTCCACCTGTTTTGTTTGATGCATCAATGATTTCGTTAGCTAAACGAACATCCATTGTTTTTTCATTTCTCAATCTTGAGTATTGAACTAATCATCTTAATGATAATGTTTGTTTTCTACGTGTTGGAACTTCTGTAGGAACTTGATAGTTTGTTCCTCCGATTCTTCTTGTTCTAATTTCTAATTGAGGTGTAATATTTTCAACCGCTGTTAAAAATACTTCTAATGGGTCTTTTTGTGTTTTTTCTTTAATAAGTTTAAAAGCTGAATATAAAATGTCTTGAGCTATAGACTTTTTACCATCAAGCATGATTGTATTAATAAGTTTTGTAACCATTACAGAGTTAAATACTGGATCAGCAAGTACTTCTCTTATTGGCGCACTTTTCTTTCTTGACATAATGTCTCCTTTCGATAATTAATTAAATTATTTAGCTTTTGGTTTTTTAGCACCATATAAGCTACGTCCTTGGTTACGTTTTGCTACTCCAGCAGCATCTTGTGTTCCTCTAACGATATGGTATCTTACCCCAGGTAAGTCCTTAACACGTCCTCCACGGATTAGAACAACAGAGTGTTCTTGAAGGTTGTGTCCTTCTCCTGGAATATAAGCTGTAACTTCCATTCCATTTGATAATTTAACACGGGCATATTTACGTAAAGCCGAGTTAGGTTTTTTAGGTGTCATTGTTGCAACAC
Proteins encoded in this window:
- the rpsG gene encoding 30S ribosomal protein S7, encoding MSRKKSAPIREVLADPVFNSVMVTKLINTIMLDGKKSIAQDILYSAFKLIKEKTQKDPLEVFLTAVENITPQLEIRTRRIGGTNYQVPTEVPTRRKQTLSLRWLVQYSRLRNEKTMDVRLANEIIDASNKTGGAIKKREDTHKMAEANRAFAHFRW
- the rpsL gene encoding 30S ribosomal protein S12; this encodes MPTTNQLVTNGRSSKTKKQNAPALSIIFNSLQKKAKKMPSPFKRGVCTRVATMTPKKPNSALRKYARVKLSNGMEVTAYIPGEGHNLQEHSVVLIRGGRVKDLPGVRYHIVRGTQDAAGVAKRNQGRSLYGAKKPKAK